From Crateriforma spongiae, a single genomic window includes:
- a CDS encoding DUF2924 domain-containing protein, giving the protein MTDETRLAVAALEDKTVNELRSLYEEVFDEVCRSRHKKYLVRRIAWRLQALDEGGLSNEAKQKARELAATSDLRMTAPREEVLDNVRRATPEEDGYVDWDPRLPPPGSFLERRYKGQMVRVLVLTDGFEYEGKRFRSLSKVAGEITGVSYNGFLFFRLGRRQK; this is encoded by the coding sequence ATGACGGATGAAACTCGACTGGCGGTTGCCGCGCTTGAGGACAAGACAGTCAATGAACTGCGATCGCTCTACGAAGAAGTGTTTGATGAAGTTTGTCGCAGTCGCCACAAGAAGTATTTGGTGCGACGAATCGCTTGGCGGCTGCAAGCGTTGGACGAAGGCGGGCTGAGCAACGAAGCGAAGCAGAAGGCTCGAGAGTTGGCGGCAACATCGGATCTTCGTATGACGGCTCCACGCGAAGAAGTTCTGGACAACGTTCGTCGGGCCACGCCGGAGGAAGATGGGTACGTCGACTGGGATCCTCGCTTGCCACCGCCGGGCAGCTTTCTGGAGCGGCGATACAAGGGCCAGATGGTTCGGGTGCTCGTATTGACGGACGGATTTGAGTACGAGGGCAAACGGTTTCGTTCGTTGTCGAAAGTCGCTGGCGAGATCACCGGGGTCAGCTACAACGGATTCCTCTTCTTTCGGCTCGGAAGGAGACAGAAATGA
- a CDS encoding recombinase family protein — protein MIASKTTSTPTIRCAIYTRKSTDEGLDQEFNSLDAQRAAAESFIRSQAEEGWVAIEDRYDDGGFSGGNIDRPAFQRLLEDIEDGKVDCVVVYKVDRLSRSLMDFSRVMETFDKYGVSFVSVTQQFNTTHSMGRLTLNILLSFAQFEREIIGERIRDKLAANCRRGQWTGGYPVLGYDVDRTQRPPRLVINAEEAVRVRRIFAMYLELKSLLAVAEELNRLRWCNKVWRTKKGDEKGGREFNTGSVHTMLTNPIYIGRIKHKSETYAGQHEAIVDEAIFEQVQSQLRANQSNRSSRLPSKNGGLLKGIIRCPQCNLAMVHNVSRRKSRSYRYYTCVGAIKRGRKSCQHPSLPAAEIENAVIEQVACIAGDADLRSEVVRQSQEAVKLQRAEFDMQRQQLKRQLSRDHAEVRRLSTNETISSITTIRLAELHERIERSERKLRNVGKRLQEIDSGVLCESDVDNAFADFDGLWQNLSIREQAEVLQLLIAKVEFDQSDCTIEISYHASGIAALESLNDEPETVA, from the coding sequence GTGATCGCGAGCAAGACGACATCGACGCCAACGATTCGTTGTGCCATCTACACCCGCAAGTCGACCGACGAGGGATTGGATCAGGAATTCAATTCGCTTGATGCTCAACGGGCCGCGGCCGAATCATTCATTCGCAGCCAAGCCGAAGAGGGTTGGGTGGCGATCGAGGACCGCTACGATGACGGCGGCTTCTCCGGCGGAAACATAGACCGGCCCGCTTTCCAGCGATTGCTTGAAGACATCGAAGACGGAAAGGTCGACTGCGTGGTGGTCTACAAGGTCGACCGGCTGAGTCGGTCTTTGATGGACTTTTCGCGGGTGATGGAAACGTTCGACAAGTACGGAGTGTCGTTCGTATCGGTCACACAGCAATTCAATACGACGCATTCGATGGGGCGACTGACGCTAAACATTCTGCTGTCATTCGCACAGTTCGAACGAGAAATTATCGGCGAACGCATCCGCGACAAACTGGCCGCGAACTGCCGGCGTGGGCAGTGGACGGGCGGGTATCCGGTGCTTGGCTACGACGTCGACCGAACTCAGCGGCCACCACGATTGGTCATCAACGCAGAGGAAGCGGTTCGCGTTCGCCGAATCTTTGCGATGTACTTGGAATTGAAATCGTTGCTCGCCGTGGCGGAGGAACTCAACAGGCTGCGCTGGTGCAACAAAGTCTGGCGAACCAAGAAAGGCGACGAAAAAGGCGGCCGTGAATTCAACACAGGCAGCGTTCACACGATGCTTACGAACCCGATCTACATCGGACGCATCAAACACAAGTCCGAAACGTACGCTGGGCAGCATGAAGCGATCGTCGACGAAGCGATCTTCGAGCAAGTTCAATCGCAACTGCGGGCGAATCAAAGCAATCGGTCCAGTCGCCTGCCGTCCAAGAACGGCGGTTTATTGAAGGGCATCATTCGGTGTCCGCAATGCAATCTGGCGATGGTCCACAACGTCTCTCGGCGGAAGTCCAGAAGCTACCGCTACTACACGTGCGTCGGAGCCATCAAACGTGGTCGGAAATCTTGTCAGCATCCGTCACTGCCGGCCGCGGAGATTGAGAACGCGGTGATTGAACAAGTCGCTTGCATTGCCGGCGACGCAGATTTGCGTAGCGAGGTCGTACGGCAATCGCAGGAAGCGGTAAAGCTGCAACGCGCTGAGTTTGATATGCAACGCCAGCAACTCAAACGGCAACTTTCGCGAGACCATGCCGAGGTGCGACGATTGTCGACGAACGAAACCATCAGTTCCATCACGACGATCCGTTTGGCCGAGTTGCATGAACGCATCGAAAGGTCCGAACGAAAACTCCGCAACGTGGGCAAGCGTCTTCAGGAGATTGACTCGGGCGTGTTGTGCGAAAGTGATGTCGACAACGCCTTCGCCGACTTCGACGGTCTTTGGCAAAACCTTTCGATTCGTGAACAAGCCGAGGTGCTGCAACTGTTGATCGCAAAAGTCGAATTCGATCAGAGCGATTGCACGATCGAAATTTCGTATCACGCCAGCGGTATCGCGGCATTGGAATCACTCAACGATGAACCGGAGACCGTCGCTTGA
- a CDS encoding ECF-type sigma factor → MTIQDTHPELFDHAVQMGRRVASLIEFRPEFNGKITKEDLEQEFMLHILEHLDQFDERRGSHEVFVNLLIRNCTAKLVRQANRKKCKPPAGTVVESTGDVVETGDGTHEELFRMLGIEDKDRRTLGETSDVFELHDMSESVEHLIRTLPRGYRAIARKLKTSSQAEVARDLGISNRRVTEAVKVIREHFGKADWLEN, encoded by the coding sequence TTGACCATTCAAGACACGCACCCCGAACTGTTCGACCACGCGGTTCAAATGGGCCGCCGCGTCGCGTCGCTGATCGAGTTTCGGCCCGAATTCAACGGCAAGATAACGAAGGAGGATCTGGAGCAAGAGTTCATGCTGCACATCCTCGAGCATCTCGATCAATTCGACGAACGTCGCGGAAGCCACGAGGTGTTCGTCAACCTGTTGATTCGCAACTGCACGGCCAAACTGGTGCGTCAGGCAAATCGCAAGAAGTGCAAACCGCCCGCGGGAACCGTTGTCGAATCGACGGGCGACGTGGTCGAAACCGGCGACGGGACTCACGAAGAGCTATTCCGCATGCTCGGCATCGAAGACAAGGATCGACGAACGTTGGGTGAGACCAGTGATGTTTTCGAGCTTCACGACATGAGTGAAAGCGTCGAGCATCTCATCCGCACGTTGCCGCGTGGTTACAGGGCGATTGCACGCAAATTGAAGACGTCCAGCCAAGCCGAAGTCGCTCGGGATCTGGGGATTTCGAATCGCCGAGTGACCGAAGCGGTGAAGGTGATCCGCGAACACTTCGGGAAAGCCGATTGGCTCGAGAACTAA
- a CDS encoding DUF669 domain-containing protein: MANLNGFDANTVEPANDLEPLPVGRYVAVITDSEMKPTKSGAGNYLQLTFQVIEGPHANRLLWVRLNLDNPNATAVEIARRELSSICRAVGVLTPSDSADLHNLPCVIHVKVKKRSDTGELQNEVKGYSRRDASAAPIAASEMSSTDADSSPAAAGTDTPPWQR, from the coding sequence ATGGCCAACCTGAACGGCTTTGATGCCAACACCGTCGAACCCGCCAACGACCTCGAACCGCTGCCCGTCGGCAGATACGTCGCCGTCATCACCGACAGCGAAATGAAGCCGACCAAGTCGGGTGCTGGGAATTATCTCCAGCTCACGTTTCAGGTAATCGAAGGCCCTCACGCCAACAGGCTCCTGTGGGTGCGATTGAACCTCGACAACCCGAACGCGACCGCCGTCGAGATCGCTCGTCGCGAGTTGTCGTCGATCTGCCGAGCGGTCGGCGTGCTGACTCCATCCGATTCGGCCGATCTGCACAACTTGCCGTGCGTGATCCACGTGAAGGTGAAGAAACGCAGCGACACCGGCGAGTTGCAAAACGAAGTGAAGGGGTATTCCCGGCGTGACGCCTCGGCCGCACCGATCGCGGCTTCCGAGATGTCGTCCACCGACGCCGATTCTTCGCCGGCCGCTGCCGGCACGGATACCCCACCTTGGCAGCGATAG
- a CDS encoding DUF2924 domain-containing protein produces MTPKIAAEVHRLPDMTVNELVKRYEQVYREECRSRNKQYLIRRIAWKLQANEEGGVTAEMLSKAEGLAADAQTRVTAPRENRNVQVTPRQASAFVDWDPRLPPPGQWLERQYKGRMIKVAVLQEGFEYEGERYRSLTAVAKKVTGTHTNGFLFFRLGRRES; encoded by the coding sequence ATGACACCGAAAATTGCCGCGGAAGTCCATCGGTTGCCGGACATGACAGTCAACGAATTGGTGAAGCGATACGAGCAGGTGTATCGCGAAGAATGTCGTAGTCGCAACAAGCAATATCTGATCCGACGCATCGCGTGGAAACTGCAAGCGAACGAAGAAGGCGGAGTGACGGCCGAGATGCTCTCGAAAGCGGAAGGCTTGGCGGCCGACGCCCAGACCCGTGTAACTGCACCGCGGGAAAACCGCAACGTTCAAGTCACACCACGACAGGCCAGTGCATTCGTGGACTGGGATCCTCGATTGCCTCCGCCCGGTCAATGGCTCGAGCGGCAGTACAAAGGCCGCATGATCAAAGTCGCCGTGTTGCAAGAAGGCTTTGAATACGAAGGCGAGCGGTATCGCTCGTTGACCGCGGTGGCGAAGAAGGTCACCGGCACACACACCAACGGCTTTTTGTTCTTTCGACTGGGGAGGCGTGAATCGTGA
- a CDS encoding recombinase family protein has translation MKKKTESERRIIRCAIYTRKSTEEGLDQEFNSLDAQREAGENFIASQSQEGWKVISTRYDDGGYSGGNVDRPAMKRLLEDIAAGKIDCVVVYKVDRLSRSLLDFSKIMETFDNHGVSFVSVTQQFNTTHSMGRLTLNILLSFAQFEREIIGERIRDKIAAQRRRGKWAGGIPVLGYDVDRSGPSPKLVVNADEAAKVRRIFGLYLEMESMTPVVEELDRRGWCLKSWKTKSGKTRGGKPFDKSSLHTMLTNQTYIGRIKHKTQTFKGEHTPIIDQKLFDDVAAMMRSHARGGGNHLVNKYQALLKGLIYCPACNYSMVHNVARRRSKVYRYYTCVTAIKRGRKYCPSPSLPAADIEAAVVDQIRCIADDPGLRRDVLEQSSKRCEAELAELTTQRTQLTQRLNHQHEQMKHVSNSTDAGSGDSERLAALHQEVAGIIESLEIVNGEIERLTAEQIDERDVNAAFADFGNVWNELNTREKSAVLTLLISRIEFDADESSLSISMHPAGIKAFSAEATEQQQETNS, from the coding sequence ATGAAAAAGAAAACGGAATCTGAACGGCGGATCATTCGGTGCGCGATTTACACTCGTAAGTCGACTGAGGAAGGACTCGATCAAGAATTCAATTCGTTGGACGCCCAGCGTGAAGCCGGCGAGAACTTCATCGCCAGTCAATCGCAAGAGGGCTGGAAGGTCATTTCGACGAGGTACGACGATGGCGGCTACTCGGGCGGCAACGTTGACCGGCCCGCGATGAAACGATTGCTGGAGGATATCGCGGCGGGCAAGATTGATTGCGTGGTCGTGTATAAGGTCGACCGATTGAGTCGTAGCTTGCTGGACTTCTCGAAGATCATGGAAACGTTCGACAACCATGGCGTGTCGTTCGTTTCGGTGACGCAGCAGTTCAATACGACGCACTCGATGGGTCGGTTGACGTTGAATATTCTTCTTTCGTTCGCACAATTCGAGCGAGAGATCATCGGCGAGCGGATTCGCGACAAGATCGCGGCTCAGCGACGGCGTGGTAAATGGGCAGGCGGTATCCCGGTGCTGGGCTACGACGTCGACCGATCCGGGCCAAGCCCGAAGTTGGTGGTCAACGCGGACGAGGCGGCGAAGGTGCGGCGTATTTTTGGCTTGTACCTCGAGATGGAGTCGATGACGCCGGTGGTCGAAGAACTTGACCGTCGTGGATGGTGCTTGAAGTCTTGGAAAACGAAATCGGGAAAGACGAGAGGCGGCAAGCCGTTTGATAAATCGTCGCTGCACACAATGTTGACCAACCAAACCTACATTGGTCGGATCAAGCATAAGACGCAGACGTTCAAGGGTGAGCACACGCCGATCATTGACCAGAAGTTGTTCGACGATGTCGCGGCGATGATGCGTAGTCACGCTCGCGGCGGCGGCAATCACTTGGTCAACAAGTATCAGGCGTTGTTGAAAGGTTTGATCTATTGCCCGGCGTGCAACTACTCAATGGTTCACAACGTCGCTCGCCGCCGGTCGAAAGTGTACCGCTACTACACGTGTGTGACGGCAATCAAACGCGGGCGGAAGTATTGTCCGTCACCCTCGTTGCCAGCGGCTGATATCGAGGCCGCTGTGGTCGACCAGATTCGCTGCATCGCGGATGATCCAGGTTTGCGCCGCGATGTGCTGGAACAGTCGAGCAAACGTTGTGAAGCGGAGTTGGCGGAGTTGACTACCCAACGAACGCAGCTCACCCAACGGTTGAATCACCAGCACGAGCAGATGAAACATGTGAGCAATTCGACGGATGCCGGGTCTGGCGATTCAGAGCGATTGGCCGCATTGCACCAGGAGGTCGCCGGCATTATCGAGTCGCTTGAAATCGTTAACGGCGAGATCGAACGTTTGACTGCGGAACAGATCGACGAGCGTGATGTGAACGCCGCCTTTGCAGATTTTGGCAACGTCTGGAATGAGCTGAACACTCGCGAGAAGTCGGCGGTGCTGACGTTGCTGATCAGTCGGATTGAATTCGACGCAGACGAAAGCTCGCTTTCGATTTCGATGCACCCGGCGGGCATCAAAGCCTTTTCCGCCGAAGCGACCGAACAACAACAGGAGACGAATTCATGA
- a CDS encoding ATP-binding protein, whose amino-acid sequence MTNLLQTIQSGRQSKPPRVLLYGIEGIGKSTFGSQAPKPVFIQTEDGLDEIDCDRFPLAGALNDVMAALITLRDEKHDYQSVVIDSLDWMERLIWDKLCQQYGVESIEKVDGGYARGYTHALSLWREVLDILNVLRSRGMVVVLIAHSKVERFEDPESSPYDRYSPRLHKHAAALVKEWTDAVLFATRKLRTQTEDGGFNRKRTIAHAVGKDGGERVIRAYGSPSCVAKNRYGISEELPLSWSAFVSAITSNN is encoded by the coding sequence ATGACCAACTTACTGCAAACCATTCAGTCCGGCCGGCAATCCAAGCCGCCTCGCGTGTTGCTTTACGGCATCGAGGGCATCGGCAAGTCGACGTTCGGCAGCCAAGCCCCAAAGCCGGTGTTCATTCAAACCGAAGACGGGCTCGACGAGATCGACTGCGATCGTTTTCCGCTGGCCGGCGCACTTAACGATGTGATGGCGGCACTGATAACGCTGCGGGATGAAAAGCACGACTACCAAAGCGTGGTCATCGATTCGCTCGATTGGATGGAACGGCTGATCTGGGACAAGTTGTGCCAGCAGTACGGCGTCGAGTCGATCGAGAAAGTCGACGGCGGATACGCCCGCGGCTACACGCACGCTTTGTCGTTGTGGCGTGAGGTGCTCGACATTCTGAACGTGCTGCGATCACGCGGCATGGTCGTGGTGTTGATCGCTCATTCGAAGGTCGAACGCTTCGAGGATCCGGAGTCGTCGCCCTACGACCGATACTCACCGCGGCTTCACAAACACGCCGCGGCGCTCGTCAAGGAATGGACCGACGCGGTTTTGTTCGCCACCCGGAAGCTGAGGACTCAGACGGAAGACGGAGGCTTCAACCGCAAACGCACCATCGCTCACGCGGTCGGCAAAGACGGCGGCGAACGCGTCATCCGTGCTTACGGCTCGCCATCCTGTGTCGCCAAGAACCGCTACGGCATCAGCGAAGAATTGCCGCTGTCGTGGTCCGCGTTCGTGTCGGCGATCACGTCGAACAACTGA